The stretch of DNA CTCGCCGAGATAGTTCAGGACGCGCGGTCCGACCAGCGCCATGATCAGGCCGATGATGGTGATCACCACGAGGATTTCGACCAGCGTGAAACCGGCCTGCGACCTGCGCCTGCGTCTCACCGTCTTCCGTGTCAAATCTGGACGCACCAATATCTCCTGAAAAAAATCTCTAACCCACAATCTGGCTGACGGACATCAGCGCGGTCATCACAGACACGATCAGACCGCCAACCACAATACTGATGACGATGATCGCCGCAGGCCCTGCGATCGCCACCACGCGATCGAGCGTCCGCTGCAATTTCGATTCATAGAATTCGGCGACGCGCCCGGCCAGAACAGGCAATTGCCCGGTTTCATCGCCGAGCCGTAGCATCCGGACCGCCATCGGCGGCAGCGCCTTGGTGTCGGCCAGCGCATCCGACAGCTTTGCGCCATGGCGGACACGGTCGGCGGCGTCGCTCCATACCGCCGAGGAGCCGACCGACGACATCATGTCGACGAGAATGCGCAGCGTCGTCGTCAAATTGACCCCGCTGCCGAGCAGCAGCCCCAAATTCCGGCAGAACAGCGAGGTGCGGTAGAACTTCATCACCTCGCGAACGACGGGCAATCTTGCCGCCGCATTCATGAAACCGCGGCGAACGCTCTCTTGGCGCAGCGAGAGCCAGGCGGTTGCGATCAGGGCCGCCGTGATCGCTAGCACCGCGTCGGAATGGGCGCGCAGGAACGTCGAGAAATTCAGGAAGCTGAGGATAAACGGATCGACCTTGGCGCCGAAATCCTGCAGCACGCTGGCGAATTGCGGCAGCACGAATGTGAGGAAGAACAACAGCACGCAAGCTGCCGCACCCAGCACAAACAGCGGATAGCGGATGGCATCACCAAGCCGGCGCTTCAGCGCCTCGGTGCGGGTCCGCTCATCGGCCAGCACTTCCAGCACCTGGTCGAGCGAGCCGGAGGCTTCGCCAACCCGGATCAGCGCCACATACATTGGCGGGAATAATCCCTCGTGCCGCGCCAGCGCTTCGGCAAAGCTCTCGCCTGCGACGACGCGCGACCTGATGTCGGCGACCACCGGGCGCAACCGGCCGAAATCGGGATCGGCGGCCAGCAGTTCGAGGCCATCATTGATCCGGGCACCGGCGCGCAGCAACAGCGCCAGATCGCGCGTGAACAGGGTTACGTCCTCGGGCTTGGGCTTGTTGAAGAGACTGAAGGCGCTGCGCGCCGAGCCACCTTCCTCCAGCGTGACGTTGTCGACCAGAACGAGGCCAAGACGCTCGATCCGCTGCGCAACTTCGCTGGCTGCGGCTGCGGCGATCGCGCCGGAGACCAGTTCGCCGTTGCCGTTGAGCGCGCGATATCGGTAATTCGGCATTGTCTCACCGAACCGTCGTGACGCGGAACACCTCGGGCACGGTGGTCATGCCGGCGCGGCATTTGGCCACCGCATCCGCCAGCATCGTGGTCATGCCGCGCTGCATCGCCGCGGCATCGACGGTGTGCGAATCCGTCTGCGGCCCGACCAGCTTGCGCACCTCATCGCTCATTTCGAGGATCTCGAACACGCCGTTACGGCCGCGGTAGCCAGTGCCGCCGCAGCGCTCGCAGCCGCCGGCTTCATGAATCACCTCGCCGGCCCTGAAGCCGATCACGGCGAAACGGGGGTCGTTGTCGATATCGGCTGACGTGAGCTGGTGCGGCACCTTGCAGCGGTCGCAGAGCACCCGCACCAAGCGCTGCGCGACCACGGCCCGCAACGTGGATTTGAGCAGAAACCCTTCGATGCCGAGATCGATCAGGCGCGGCACGGCCGCAGCCGCAGTCTCGGTGTGCAGGGTCGTCAGCACCAGATGGCCCGTCAGCGCTGCATGGATGGCGATGTGCGCGGTCTCGGCGTCGCGGATTTCGCCGACCATGATCACATCTGGGTCCTGGCGGACAAAGGAACGCATCGCCGACGCAAAGGTCAGGCCGATCGACGGCTTGACCTGCGACTGGTTGATTCCGGGAATTTCGTATTCGACCGGGTCCTCGATGGTGAGAATCTTGCGCGTCGGCTCGTTGAGGATCGACAGCATGGTCGCCAGCGTCGTGGTCTTGCCGCTGCCGGTCGGTCCCGTCACCACGATCATGCCATGCGGCAGCGCCAGAAGCCGCGTCATGATCGCCTCGTCGCGGGTCGAGAGGCCGAGCTTGCCCATCTCCAGCAGGCCGCGGTCGCGCGGCAACAAACGGATCACGGCGCTCTCGCCGGCCTGCGTCGGCATGGTCGCGACGCGCACGTCGAGTTCGGCGCGGCTGGCGCGAATCCGCGCGGCGCCATCCTGCGGCAGGCGGCGCTCGGCGATGTTGAGGCCGGCCAGAATCTTTACGCGCGAGATCAGCGCTTGCGGCGGGATGCCGGTGGGCGACGGCATCGCGCGCAACAATCCGTCGACGCGCATGCGTACCACGAGCCCGGTGCGGAACGGCTCGATGTGGATGTCGCTGGCGCGGAGCTCGACCGCACGCTCCAGGAGGTCGTTGAGCGCGCGCACGACCGGCGCGCCGCTGGCGAGATCGCGCAGGCTTTCGATATCGTCGTCGGATTGCTGGCTCGACGCCTTGGCGCCCTGCCCGGTTGCGGCATCGTCGGCCTCGATGCGCTGGTCGAGCACGGTGGTGATGTCCTCGAAGGAGGCCACGGCCACTTCGACCGGTTCGCCGAACACGATTTCAGCGGCGCGAATGGCGGCGGTATCGGAGGGATCGGCGACGGCAAGCCGGTAGCTTCCGTTCGGCGCGCGCACCGGAAAGATCGTGGACTCGCGCAGAAAGCGACGTGAAAATCCGTCGAGGCATGGCACCGCCGCCAGAAGCTGCGGCAGGCCCAGCCGCACCACGCCCCAGTAGTCGGAAACCTCGTCGGCGAACTCGGCCGCCGAAAGATCGGTGGCTTCCCACAGCTCGCGAAGCGGGCGCGTCAAGGTTGAATTCGTTGGGGATTCGACACGGGCCCGCGCCCGCGCGGGCAAGGAATATTTTTCCAGAAGGTGCTGCCGGAAGGTCTCTGCGGACAGGTCTCGCATCGAATTCCCACCGCTAACCTTTGTTACCGGAAAACAACAGCTCTCACGTGTGACCTGAGGCCTTTGCCCTTGACTTATTTAGTAGCAAAAACATAATTGTGGCGCAAATTTTTGAATGTCCGGACCATGGGGGACCGGGCGGATTTTTCCAGTTCAACCTTTAGCTTTGGCAGGCGTATTTTGTTCAAAGTGGTCGATCCGCTTTCGCGCCTGCGCTCGGGATTGACCGGGACGCTCGCGTTGACGTTGTGCGCGTTTGTGCTGACGGCCTGCATCGTTACCGCCGACCAGTCGGTCGAGGGCAATCCAAAGGATCCCCGCGCCCAGGACATCGCCGACAAGATCAAGTCGATCGACCTGCTGCCGCGCCAGACGGCGGAGACCGGCGCGAGCGGCATCAAGCAGCAGGGAGCCTCGCGTCCGGCGATCTATCTCAGCGACGGGACGACGCCGTCAGGCTCCGCGCTGATCGAGCGCGAGGGCGCCGCCGGCGGCGGCTACGACCTCAACTTCGAGAACACGCCCGTCGCAACCGTCGCAAAGGTCATACTGGGTGACGTATTGAACGTCGGCTACACCATCGATCCCCGCGTCCAGGGGACGGTGACGCTGGCCTCGGTTCGGCCGGTCGCGAAGGCCGACGCGCTGTATGTGCTGGAAAACGCGCTACGGATGTCCGGCGTGGCGCTGGTGCGCGATCGCAGCGGATACCGCCTGATCCCGTCAGCGGAAGCCGGGCCCGGCGGCATCGACCGCACCGCTTCCGCGGAAGCCGGACAGGGCATCAGCGTGGTGCCGCTGCGCTACGTCTCCGCGCAGACCGTTTTCAGGCTGTTGGACGCGTTCGGCGTCAAGGCCTCGACCACCCGCCCGGACAATGGGCGCAATACCCTGATCATCACCGGCAGCGGCTCGGACCGCGCAGCCGCCATCGACACCATCCTGAGTTTCGACGCCGACTGGATGAAGGGCCAATCGGTCGGCATCTTCCCGGTGCGCAACTCCTCGCCGGAGCCGCTGATTGCCGAACTCGAAAAGATCATGGATTCCGGCGACGGCGGCCTCAGCCAGAACGTGGTCAAGTTCCAATCGATCGGCCGGCTCAATTCCATTCTCGTGGTCAGCCAGAAACCGGAATATCTCAAGCGCGCCGGCACATGGATCGCGCGGCTCGACAAGTCAGATACCGAAGGCGTCAACCTGAAGGCCTATCCGCTGCGCTACGGCAATTCGAAACTGATCGTGGCGCTGCTCAATGACATGCTGCTTGGCCATGGCGTCAATAGTTCGCTCGATAGCGCCTCGAGCCAGATCTCGCCCGGCGCCGGCGTTTCGGTATCCTCGTCGGGCGGCGCGGTGGCCGCACTCAGCGGATTGCCGACGGTTGCGGCCGGTGCCGCCACACCAGTCACCGGCACGGGTACGCTCGCTGCCCGGCCCGCGCCGAACGCGAGCCAGGACAGTTTGCCCAGCGGTGCTGCGGTTGCCGGCACCAAATCGGCGGCCGGCGGCGGCGTTCTGCAGAACGTCCGCATCACCGCCGACGTCACCAACAATGCCGTGCTGGTCTATGCGAATGCGGAATCGCAGCGCATCGTCGAGCAGACTATCCGCCAGATCGACCGGCCGCAGCGTCAGATCGCGATCGAGGCGACGATTGCCGAAGTGACGCTGAACGATCAGCTGAACTATGGCGTGCAATACTTCCTGGCGAGCAAGAAAGGCTCGATCTCGCAGACGATATCGGGCATCCAGGGCACCGGCACTACTGCGATCGAGCCAGCCAGCAACGCCGTCAACGCCGCCGCCGGCGCGCTCATCGGCCGCGCCCTGCCCGGCTTCAATCTTCTGATCGGCGCGGAAAA from Bradyrhizobium sp. AZCC 1693 encodes:
- a CDS encoding type II secretion system F family protein, with the translated sequence MPNYRYRALNGNGELVSGAIAAAAASEVAQRIERLGLVLVDNVTLEEGGSARSAFSLFNKPKPEDVTLFTRDLALLLRAGARINDGLELLAADPDFGRLRPVVADIRSRVVAGESFAEALARHEGLFPPMYVALIRVGEASGSLDQVLEVLADERTRTEALKRRLGDAIRYPLFVLGAAACVLLFFLTFVLPQFASVLQDFGAKVDPFILSFLNFSTFLRAHSDAVLAITAALIATAWLSLRQESVRRGFMNAAARLPVVREVMKFYRTSLFCRNLGLLLGSGVNLTTTLRILVDMMSSVGSSAVWSDAADRVRHGAKLSDALADTKALPPMAVRMLRLGDETGQLPVLAGRVAEFYESKLQRTLDRVVAIAGPAAIIVISIVVGGLIVSVMTALMSVSQIVG
- a CDS encoding GspE/PulE family protein, which encodes MRDLSAETFRQHLLEKYSLPARARARVESPTNSTLTRPLRELWEATDLSAAEFADEVSDYWGVVRLGLPQLLAAVPCLDGFSRRFLRESTIFPVRAPNGSYRLAVADPSDTAAIRAAEIVFGEPVEVAVASFEDITTVLDQRIEADDAATGQGAKASSQQSDDDIESLRDLASGAPVVRALNDLLERAVELRASDIHIEPFRTGLVVRMRVDGLLRAMPSPTGIPPQALISRVKILAGLNIAERRLPQDGAARIRASRAELDVRVATMPTQAGESAVIRLLPRDRGLLEMGKLGLSTRDEAIMTRLLALPHGMIVVTGPTGSGKTTTLATMLSILNEPTRKILTIEDPVEYEIPGINQSQVKPSIGLTFASAMRSFVRQDPDVIMVGEIRDAETAHIAIHAALTGHLVLTTLHTETAAAAVPRLIDLGIEGFLLKSTLRAVVAQRLVRVLCDRCKVPHQLTSADIDNDPRFAVIGFRAGEVIHEAGGCERCGGTGYRGRNGVFEILEMSDEVRKLVGPQTDSHTVDAAAMQRGMTTMLADAVAKCRAGMTTVPEVFRVTTVR
- the gspD gene encoding type II secretion system secretin GspD: MGDRADFSSSTFSFGRRILFKVVDPLSRLRSGLTGTLALTLCAFVLTACIVTADQSVEGNPKDPRAQDIADKIKSIDLLPRQTAETGASGIKQQGASRPAIYLSDGTTPSGSALIEREGAAGGGYDLNFENTPVATVAKVILGDVLNVGYTIDPRVQGTVTLASVRPVAKADALYVLENALRMSGVALVRDRSGYRLIPSAEAGPGGIDRTASAEAGQGISVVPLRYVSAQTVFRLLDAFGVKASTTRPDNGRNTLIITGSGSDRAAAIDTILSFDADWMKGQSVGIFPVRNSSPEPLIAELEKIMDSGDGGLSQNVVKFQSIGRLNSILVVSQKPEYLKRAGTWIARLDKSDTEGVNLKAYPLRYGNSKLIVALLNDMLLGHGVNSSLDSASSQISPGAGVSVSSSGGAVAALSGLPTVAAGAATPVTGTGTLAARPAPNASQDSLPSGAAVAGTKSAAGGGVLQNVRITADVTNNAVLVYANAESQRIVEQTIRQIDRPQRQIAIEATIAEVTLNDQLNYGVQYFLASKKGSISQTISGIQGTGTTAIEPASNAVNAAAGALIGRALPGFNLLIGAENSPRVILDALHNVTNVKVLSNPSLVVLDNQPATLQVGDQVPFSTGTATVLTANNTVVNTIDYKNTGIILRVLPRANSNGNVVLDIEQEISSVAAGSAGSLTPTISQRRVKSSIAVASGQTVLLAGLISETENKQRQGIPILDSIPGVGDAFSHQTNTRARTELILFIRPTVVKDAVDASVIAEEMRSKMNSRLVGTSNPVVVVEPPRAAR